The following DNA comes from Rhodothermales bacterium.
CGACACCGAAATATCGCCCCGGAAACTCCCCATCGGGTTGACGCGGAGCTCCTGCGTGGCGCCGATTTCGGAGGTGTAGTAGCCGGCGAGCGTCAGTTCCTTCAGCGTCGCAATGAACGGCCGGCCTTCGGCGGCGCGGCGCGTCTGGAAGGCCGTACGGTCGGCCTCGCTCATCACGGCGAGGTCGGGGAAGGCCTCGGCGTCCAGCGCATCGAGCCGAGCGAACTGCTCGCTGGCGGTTTTACGCAGGAAATCCTCGGCGTCCAGCGAGGCCAGCCCATCGAAGAAGCGCCCCCGATC
Coding sequences within:
- a CDS encoding gluconate 2-dehydrogenase subunit 3 family protein codes for the protein MIDRRAAIQRITAVLGFTLSGPTLAGLLSGCQPPGPGAGLRTLAAAQKSLLDVLTEHILPRTDTPGANAAGVTEFIDMMMTDFYAEADRGRFFDGLASLDAEDFLRKTASEQFARLDALDAEAFPDLAVMSEADRTAFQTRRAAEGRPFIATLKELTLAGYYTSEIGATQELRVNPMGSFRGDISVSEVERAWA